In the Acidobacteriota bacterium genome, GACCCGGCGGCGGTCCCCGTCTCGGCATCGGCCTCGAGGAAGGCCGGGGAAAGCACCAGCGCCACGGCACCGACAGCGCAGAGCGCCGCCAGCGTCACCCCGACGCCCTGCAACCACCTCCGGCGAGCCCCATCTCCAGCCCGATCCCGAGACATGCGCGGCGCCAGCCAGGCGGCGAAACCGGCGAGGAGAAGGGCAGCGAGGACCACCATCACTCCCGGTGTCCCGCGCTGGGCGGCCAGCACCCAGACGAGCCACAAAACCGTGGCGAAGAGCGGGAAGGCCATGAGCTGCTTGAGGGTCTCCATCCACGGGCCAGGCCGCGGCAGCTTGCGCAGAGCGGCGGGGAAATAGACCAGAGCGACGTAGGGGGCAGCCATGCCGGCGCCGAGGGCGGTGAAGACGGCCACGGCTACGGGCGGCGCCACGACGGTGGCGAAACCGACAGCGCTGCCCATGAAGGGAGCCGTACACGGCGTGGCCACCGCCGTCGCCAGGACGCCGCTCCAAAAAGCACCGCTGGCGCCCCCATCGTGGGTCGCTGCCGACGCCGCGCGGCCGGCAAAGCGCTGACCGAGCTCGAAGACACCGAGAAAGTTGAGGGCCAATGACCGAAGCCGGTTATGTTGGTGAAGATGTTGAAAATATCATCCTGA is a window encoding:
- a CDS encoding thioredoxin family protein, encoding MALNFLGVFELGQRFAGRAASAATHDGGASGAFWSGVLATAVATPCTAPFMGSAVGFATVVAPPVAVAVFTALGAGMAAPYVALVYFPAALRKLPRPGPWMETLKQLMAFPLFATVLWLVWVLAAQRGTPGVMVVLAALLLAGFAAWLAPRMSRDRAGDGARRRWLQGVGVTLAALCAVGAVALVLSPAFLEADAETGTAAGSTSEAGLEWLTWSPELVADLRAEGRPVYVDFTARWCLTCQVNKRVVFGSDRVLRELEERNIALVRGDWTNQDPRITAALEEHGRSGVPLNLFYSPDSGAPPEVLPTVLSPDLVLRVIRSSSDRRSQTS